In one window of Halocatena salina DNA:
- a CDS encoding aromatic ring-hydroxylating oxygenase subunit alpha encodes MTQWDDSKAQAVSSDITDESNALPARYFTGQDIFEMEKETVFGQYWVYAGHANCIKEAGEYFTRTIGERQLIIVRGHDGNIKAFDNVCAHRGSKMVTDTPMTDSGNARRIKCPYHLWTYDLEGDLKSTPKSFEEASLNPDLEDEEVQEFDSKENALNDVHVDSIGPLIFVNLSADPMSLDEQAGVMKDRLEALPLGEYEHASRIVSEVECNWKVFSSNYSECDHCQANHQDWIKGISLNESELEVNDYHWVLHYTHDEDVDDELRIHDEHEAQFHYFWPNFTVNMYGTADGYGTYIIDPIDTNRFQLIADYYFEDPELSEEEEAFIRTSRQLQEEDFELVERQWEGLKTGALSQAQLGPNEHTVHRFHQLAQQAYNS; translated from the coding sequence ATGACTCAGTGGGACGATTCCAAAGCGCAAGCAGTGAGTTCGGACATCACTGACGAATCAAACGCGTTGCCAGCGCGGTACTTCACCGGCCAGGACATCTTCGAGATGGAGAAAGAGACGGTGTTCGGTCAGTACTGGGTGTACGCCGGACACGCCAACTGCATCAAAGAGGCTGGCGAATACTTCACTCGGACTATCGGTGAGCGACAACTGATAATCGTTCGTGGTCACGATGGTAACATCAAAGCCTTCGACAACGTCTGTGCCCATCGCGGGTCGAAGATGGTCACGGACACACCAATGACCGACTCTGGCAACGCACGCCGAATCAAGTGCCCGTACCACCTCTGGACCTACGATCTGGAGGGAGATCTCAAGAGTACGCCCAAGAGTTTCGAGGAGGCCAGCTTAAACCCAGACCTCGAGGACGAGGAGGTCCAGGAGTTCGATAGCAAGGAGAACGCCCTGAACGATGTGCACGTAGACAGCATCGGGCCGCTGATCTTCGTCAATCTGAGTGCCGATCCGATGTCACTCGACGAGCAGGCCGGCGTGATGAAAGACCGACTCGAGGCACTGCCACTCGGTGAGTACGAACACGCCAGTCGCATCGTCTCGGAGGTCGAGTGTAACTGGAAGGTCTTCAGCAGCAACTACTCCGAATGTGACCACTGTCAGGCCAACCACCAAGACTGGATCAAAGGAATCTCACTCAACGAGTCCGAACTCGAGGTCAACGACTACCACTGGGTCCTTCACTACACCCACGACGAAGATGTCGACGATGAACTGCGTATCCACGACGAGCACGAAGCCCAGTTCCATTACTTCTGGCCGAACTTCACGGTCAACATGTACGGAACCGCCGACGGCTACGGCACCTACATCATCGACCCGATCGATACCAACCGCTTCCAGCTCATTGCGGACTACTACTTCGAAGATCCCGAGCTCTCGGAGGAAGAAGAGGCGTTCATCCGGACGAGCCGCCAACTCCAAGAAGAAGACTTTGAACTGGTCGAGCGACAGTGGGAAGGGCTCAAAACCGGCGCACTCTCACAGGCCCAACTCGGGCCGAACGAGCACACGGTCCACAGGTTCCACCAACTCGCACAGCAAGCATACAACTCGTAA
- a CDS encoding aromatic ring-hydroxylating oxygenase subunit alpha — MTQWDASQTKAVSSDITEKSNALPARYFTGQDIFEMEKETVFGQYWVYAGHANCIKEAGEYFTRTIGGHDLIVVRDDDGGIKAFNNFSPNDNSELVSETTMTDTENLDTTELTELDDVHVDSIGPLIFVNLSADPMSLDEQAGVMKDRLKALPLGEYEHASRIVSEVECNWKVFSSNYSECDHCQANHQDWIKGISLNESELEVNDYHWVLHYTHAQDVDDELRIHDEHEAQFHYFWPNFTVNMYGTADGYGTYIIDPIDTNRFQLIADYYFEDPELSEEEEAFIRTSRQLQEEDFELVERQWEGLKTGALSQAQLGPNEHTVHRFHQLAQQAYNS, encoded by the coding sequence ATGACTCAGTGGGATGCGTCCCAGACGAAAGCAGTGAGCTCAGATATCACGGAGAAATCGAATGCATTGCCAGCGCGGTACTTCACCGGCCAGGACATCTTCGAGATGGAGAAAGAGACGGTGTTCGGTCAGTACTGGGTGTACGCCGGACACGCCAACTGCATCAAAGAGGCTGGCGAATACTTCACTCGGACTATCGGTGGTCACGACCTGATCGTCGTCCGAGACGATGATGGGGGGATTAAGGCATTCAATAACTTCTCCCCGAATGATAACTCGGAGCTCGTGTCCGAAACGACGATGACCGACACAGAGAATCTTGACACCACTGAACTCACTGAACTAGACGACGTACACGTAGACAGCATCGGGCCGCTGATCTTCGTCAATCTGAGTGCCGATCCGATGTCACTCGATGAGCAGGCCGGCGTGATGAAAGACCGACTCAAGGCACTGCCACTCGGTGAGTACGAACACGCCAGTCGCATCGTCTCGGAGGTCGAGTGTAACTGGAAGGTCTTCAGCAGCAACTACTCCGAGTGTGACCACTGTCAGGCCAACCACCAAGACTGGATCAAAGGAATCTCGCTCAACGAGTCCGAACTCGAGGTCAACGACTACCATTGGGTCCTTCACTACACCCACGCACAGGACGTCGACGATGAACTGCGTATCCACGACGAGCACGAAGCCCAGTTCCATTACTTCTGGCCGAACTTCACGGTCAACATGTACGGAACCGCCGATGGCTACGGCACCTACATCATTGACCCGATCGATACCAACCGCTTCCAGCTCATTGCGGACTACTACTTCGAAGATCCCGAGCTCTCGGAGGAAGAAGAGGCGTTCATCCGGACGAGCCGCCAACTCCAAGAAGAGGACTTCGAACTGGTCGAGCGACAGTGGGAAGGGCTCAAAACCGGCGCACTCTCACAGGCCCAACTCGGACCGAACGAGCACACGGTCCACAGGTTCCACCAACTCGCACAGCAAGCGTACAACTCGTAA